From the Argentina anserina chromosome 3, drPotAnse1.1, whole genome shotgun sequence genome, the window TAGTCCAACTGAAATTAATGGTACGGTTCCATCACGTACATAAACATGTACAGTGATAGCACAAGTTGATCAAGGGATGAATTTTGAGTCAAGAGACACTGATGAAGGAAGAAATATTGAAGACAATGGAAGAGATATTGATGAAGGGAGAACTATTAAAGATGATAGAGCTTTGGTTCCAAGGCCATGTACTCCTACTTCTAGTGAAAATCAGTTTGTCATTCTAGCTCAGGAGGCTATTGTAGGGGCTACTAATGATTAATTAAGCAATTGGCAGACTGAGTGTTCCAGGGGCCAAATGCTCAGACCCTTAATGTAGAGAACTCAATGATGGTTACTAATGAAGCTTTAGATGATGTTAAGGGCTCATTCCCCACCCCCCTCAACGAGGACAGAAGACAATGCAACTGTGGTTCATAAGCCGGAGGAATGTATGACTGTTGTTCATTCTAGATCCcagcaaaagaaacaaaaaaagaaaatgcgTGAGAATTTACtacaagaacaagctttggaCCGTTACCCTGCCCATAGCAGGGTTCCCACCTCATGCCTCAACCTATGAAGATCATTTTTTAGAATGCTCGGGGTATGGGGCAACGCCCCCACTCGTCGAGTCTTGAGTAGGATGGTTCGCAAATACAAACCTGCTATTATTGGTATTTCTGAatcttttattaatttaagttCACTTAAATCTTCCTTTTGACATTCTTTAAAGATGATTCCAACAGTTGTGAATGACTGTGGGGACCAACCTCCAAATATATGACTCTTATGTGATCAAGCTATTCATCCTAATGTGTTACTAGCTACAGACCAGCAGCTCACAATTTCTTGCACTTTGGAAAATGTTAATTGTATTTTGACTTAGGTTTATGCAAGAAATAGTAACAGAGCGTCGCCGGCTTTGGAATGATCTGCTTCATGTTTAAAATGCCTTTGTTCAGGGACCCTGGATAATGTTGGGTGACTTTAATTGTGTCTTGGGTGATCATGAAAAACGAGGTGGAATTCTTCTCAATGTCGTTTCATGTTCAGACTTTCAGGACATGTCAACTAATTGTGAGTTGGTTCATCTTCCTACTAACGGATTGCCTTATACCTGAACGAATAGAAGGGGTGTTGGTGCAAGTGTGGAAATGAGGCTTGACCGGTGTCTTAGTAATTTCTCTTGGATGGATGTTTGACGCAATTTGGAATGCACTACTCTTCCTCGTTTTTCCTCAGATCATTGTCCTCttttagtgtcattttcaAAGATTATACCTAACCAAAGATTACCATTTCGGTTCCATCGCATGTGGCTAGATCATccaagttttctttctttggtgaAGAAGGTTTGGCAGGGTTCTCATTTCTAAGGTAATCCAATGTTTGTTTTGGCTTCTAAACTGCGGACTCTTAAACAACGAATTCGGGTTTGGAACAAAGCTGAGTTTGAGGATGTAAACATAATGGTGGAGAAGTCATTTGATGATTTGCATATAATTCAGCAAGAAATTGCTAGCTCGGGTCCTTCTGATGACTTGCTTTCCAGGGAGAGTGTTACCAGTGCTCAAGTTCATGAGGCTCTTTTGCTTCAAGAGAAATTTTTATGTGATAAATCAAGGATAAAATGGCTTACTGAATGTGACCgaaacttttctttcttccatGCAATGGTTAAAGTCCGACATCTTAATCAGTCATTATCAACTATGAGAGATGGAAAAAGTATTATTGATGACCCAAAAGAGATAAGTGATCATGTGGTAAATTATTTCAATGGCCTCTTTACAGcatattcttttgtaagagACACTGGTCTAGTTTCTTAGGTAATTCCTAATCTCGTGACTACTGAGGATAATGTTATGTTAACAGCCATTCCCACATCTAAGGAAATATTTCAGATTATGTGTTCTATGGATCATAATAGTTCTCCTGGTCCAGATGGTTTTGGTGGAATTTTTTATTATGAAGTGTTGGTCAGTTGTTGGTGCAGATGTAGTCCAAGATGTTCAGAGTTTTTTCAATATTGGATACATTCTCCCCCACTTCAATTCAAATTTAATGATCTTGATTCCTAAAGTCCCTGGAGCAGACATCGTAACGCAGTTGCGTCCTATTGCTATGgcgaattttattttcaagctTATCACAAAGATTTTAGCTGACCGTTTGGGAAGTATTGCTACTCGGATTATTTCACCCAACCAAAGTGTTTTTCTTAGAGGCCGCACTATTACAGACCCCATTATGTTGACTTCAGAATGCATTAACCTCCTGGATCGTAATTGTAAGGGCGGTAACATTGCAATTAAGTTTGATGTGCAAAAGGCATTTGACACGCTTGATTGAGGTTTCTTCCTTCGGGTTTTGAAggctttttatttttcagatCCTTTTTGTGACTGGATTAAAGCAATTTTGGGGTCTGCACACTTATCAATTTTATTTAATGGTGAGATGGAAGGATTTTTCCTTGTTCTCGTGGTGTTCGTCAAGGAGATCTTTTGTTACCTATTCTCTTTTGTCTTGTGGAAGAGGTTTTAAGTAGAGGTCTCATTAAGCTGGTTGACGATGGACTTATTGATTTACTATCAGCTCCTCTTGGTATTACTCCACCCTCGCATGTTCCATTTACAGATGACATTATGGTTTTTATGCGGGGTACCAAGAGATCTTTGAAGAATCTAATGAAGTTTATGGAGGAATATGGCTTGAATTCAGGGCAAAGAGTCAATAAATCTAAATCGCTTGTGTTCCTTGGGAAATATGCTCACCGTAGACGTTTTGTTATCCGGAAAATTTTGGGTGAAAAGCAGGGGTCTCTTCCATTCACATAACTTGGGGTTCCGATTGTCCAGAGACGTCCCAAGAGGGTGTATTTTCAAGCCATTGTAGATAGAGTGAGATGCATGTTGTCCTCTTGGAAAGGTTCTCTGTTGTCGCAAGCGGGTAGGCTACAACTTATTCAGTCAGTGATTCAAGACATTTTGGTTTATAGTTTTCAGATTTATGAGTGACCGGCTAGTTTACTTCATGACTTTCAATCTTAGatcaagaattttttttggactGGAGACCCTCTGAAAATAGGCATGTCTTTTGTTGCTTGGCGTTACTGTTGTAAACCGAAAGAGGGAGGAGGCTTGGGGTTACATGATCTATTTGAGACTAATCGTTCTCTTCTAATAAAGAGATGTTGGGAGATGCTCTCCTCTTCCTCTCCAGCCTCTGTTTTGCTTAGAGctcatttttttaaagatgATTTCCAACCTATAAATTCTTACAAGAGATTTTCAGTTTGGTTGGGTCTCAAAAAAGTTTGGCCTCcatgttttttaattttttgcatTGGAGTGTTGGTGATGGTAATAGGATATCTTTTTGGCAAGATAATTGGTTGGGTGAGCCTCTTGATACTAGTGTTGGAGTGAGTGGCTCTATTCCACTTCATGCTAAGATGAATGATGTTATTATTGTTTCTCATTGGGTTCTCCCAgcagattttatttttacattccCTCAAGTAGCAGAAAAAATTAAGCGCATTGCTCTACCTGATGCAGACACATATGACTCTCTTTTATGGCCGCACTCCTCCTCAAGAATTCTGACAGTAaaagaagcttttgttttattttcaaatcATGGTGAGGATAAAAAGATTGGG encodes:
- the LOC126786897 gene encoding uncharacterized protein LOC126786897; the encoded protein is MFVLASKLRTLKQRIRVWNKAEFEDVNIMVEKSFDDLHIIQQEIASSGPSDDLLSRESVTSAQVHEALLLQEKFLCDKSRIKWLTECDRNFSFFHAMVKVRHLNQSLSTMRDGKSIIDDPKEISDHVMVLVEFFIMKCWSVVGADVVQDVQSFFNIGYILPHFNSNLMILIPKVPGADIVTQLRPIAMANFIFKLITKILADRLGSIATRIISPNQSVFLRGRTITDPIMLTSECINLLDRNCKGGNIAIKFDVQKAFDTLD